The genomic DNA TTAAATAaacgacacccccaaatcgattgttTCCTACGTATTCATTAGTGCACAAGTGGAAATACAATACTAAtataaatacgaaagctaaagaacaagaaagaacaagcaaacaaaCTAACATGCCGATGTAACatagttcggagataacttgctcctactccacggttgtacgtaaggtggacgatccatcaatccgtcggtggattagtccctgaTAAACTTCGGCTAGCTCAAGCCTCCTTGTGagtagagaaacctcaccacaacactcaccaagacctcttggattataaagaactcttgagcacttgttgattactaattagggttaaccaccactaatttcgtcaaccttaaccaagcttccaagccttggttatataggtcacgggttgaaaaaccccgcctaccagtcgactggtgaaaatgTCAATCGACTGTCCTCTGTAGAGATTCGACCGTTGCAATCCAACGACTTGATACCAATCGACtagtgaaagtaccagtcgattgctctatactggctgagcgaacagaagtaTTATGTTCGCCCCCAGTCAACTACCTagtcgactgaaccagtcgactgataaaactaCCAGTCGACCGGTACCTGAGTATAATCTCTCAACACTCGGGCTCTCACCCttatgacttacttgactcttttttgcagccttgaccttttgccttcaagtttatttcctttgactctcgtctctcggatgcatccaagcccgtggatcatccccaatgtcatccttcgcgtatgcctcaaagtcgcttccctcggcctttgtccttgttgccttgtacacggtccctcagatgctccatcattcaccggactcgaagccatcaagctgagtcatatgtaaATCCTGTAAACTTGTACACTCACATATACACATCAAAtataagggtaaacctaacttaaacgctttgcccaaacaccaaaacaaatggtcgcacagaccattgggattgctccaataacTTCTACGCGGGCCTCTTTAAGTGCCTTATCCAATTGGACCCAAGTGACTTCTAACTCCTCTACACGCTTCTCCAAATCTTGATTAGCATGCAGAATGTCCATAAAAGTATGGCAAAGGGTCATGCCCTCGGTCCAAcactgaaaaaaaaatattttggtaaCTTACTCTAGCcacaataatattaaatattaaacccTTACCAGTTAGGTCTTGGGCAAAACCATCCACCAAGCCGATCGGTGTTTGGCACTTAGACCTATCTATACTGGCCTGCCAAGCTTTGGTTATCTGATTGGTTAGCTTGACAATGCATTGTGGCTCCGATGGGTCTTGGATATAAATGTGAATCCCCTTGCGCGAAGGAAGTATAAATGTCACACTCAATTTGACATGATGACGAGATGAGCTTGGGTCAAACTGAGGAGCAGTAAACGCGAAGCCAATCGATGGAGGTGTTGGTGATGATACAAAGAGAGGATGGGTAGGAATTAGCTCGATCGACCATGGAGATGAAAGTGTGTCGATTGAAAGCGGGCTTATAGCTAGGTCGACAGGGTATTGGCTTAACTCAGTTGACTGTGGAACTTCTTGTGGAGATAATAGCGGCTCCACTAGAGCAGAAGGACAGGCCTCTGAAACCTTAGTCGTAAGGGTGGGTACAGCTGGAGTGGCTAAACGACGTCTCTTCCAGGAAGTCCTTATTATTGGAGCAATCGGTGTGAccctatattttaatatttaggtaaagatttaagttaggttattattgtatttgatatacgCTTGTAAGTGTGCAGGATGCAGGTACAATAAGGTAAAGCCCAAGTGTGGAGGCTtggtagtgtaagtccaagtgtgtagtcttagtaatgtaagttcaagtgtgacttGCCAAAGTTGAAGTCCCAAAGCAAAGAGCTCTTGGAAATGGAAGGCCCGACAACAAAggataaggccgaaggaagcttttgaaggtaaggcgtgaaggatagGAAAGCATCAGAGAGgcgcaaggttgatggaggaggttagaaggcaaggtcaaggtTGTGCAGTCGAGGatagtgcatgagagattgtactcgggtaaaacctttggtttagggtttaccagtcgactggtgactttaccaatcgactgggagtgaacagaataTTTTTGTTCTCTCAACCGAAGTACACCGGTTGATTGATATCGAGCTGTTAGGGTGTAACGTCAATTTTCCACAAAGGTCAATCGACTGGTGACTTTACCAGCCGACTAGTAGCGGAAAAATAGCTTAGATGTTTTTCCCCaaactctatataatggagcttgagATGACTGGCTTGGGTGACAACAATAGACTTGATTAAAACCTATTAGAATCTCCAATGCTCTCAGTGTGATGTTTGTGTGTGATGAAGAGATTGTCGCgaagtttctccaccgagaaggaggatcgaGCTAGTCGGAGTTCTGAGAATTAATCTACCGACAAATtgagagatcgtccaccttatggataaTCATAGAAtaggagccctaatcttcgaACTATATAAATCAACgagcatcaaggtcccaacacttaATGGTTCTTTAGACTCCGAAGACTCGGAAGATTTTTGTATCAGCCTCATGGAAGGTCGGGGAGACAACATTTCACCAGTGTTAGTAGCCGTGTCATCGCTAGTTGTCTTGCTAGAGGCTACTTCGCTATCAGTTGTGCTGCTGGAAGAGCCAATCGGCTATGCGACATGGCTTTCCAGCTTGGCTTCTCCGCGCTTGTTCAATTTGACTTTGTCCAGCTTCATGAGGTGGTTCGGGGCAGCCTTCCATATTATCCGAGCTGcaaagaagagagagagaaaaccTCAGTTAGTTATCATATAAACTTAAGATAGAATTTCATACCGAATGTAAACTACAAGCCAATTTTAATCGGGTTCATCCCAAATATGTACAGAAGACCCTCTCTAGGCTCTGCTCCCACTAACTCTGGGTCCTGCTCCCATCAACTCTGGGATTTGCTCCGGTCAACTCCGAGCATTGCTTCCACCAACTCTAGGCCCTACTCCCTTCAGTTCTTAGGGCTCTGCTCCCACTCATTACAAGATTAGGCTCCTTCATATTTCACATTTCCTCATTGGGCCTCCCATAAAATTCCTCTAAGAAGGCTTGGACCTTGAAAGCCCAACTGGCCTTGACATTCATGGGCCCATATTATAATAAATGTTGTGCATGGAATTGTCATAGACACGTGATGGTATCATTATATAAATATAAGATATGAGCGATGAGACTATATAATATTATAAGAATACTCCCTTTATCTTGATGTAACATTTAATTAATGTGTGAATTAaaaatgtattataaatataCTCATCTCCATAGGTGCAAGTATGTTATCTCTGTACACACACAAAGCAAACACTTCTCTATCGCTCATCTGTCATTTTTCTCCTCTACCGTAATGACTTGAGCATCAAAATAACTGCGTCAGGGACCCCTTGAGCTACTTACTGATATTTGTTTTCCTCCCTTCTTTGTGTGCTTGTAGGCATTTTTTCCTTGACATGTTCTTCCCGTCAACCTCCAAGTCAATTCCTTGACACTCCAGCCTTTACTGATTTCGAATAGGATCATTTATGATGTGGTAAATATTTCgtttatgttttattttatttaactaaatcaAATATTTCAATTTGATTTCTTATTAATTAGTCCATGCGGATTGATTCCGTAAAAGTCCATGCGCTGATCTCAACATCTCATATGACCAATCCATAGTCATTTGTAAAAAgataaatcataaaattaattagatcatCGTACGGGAAGATATTTTACATTGACTTCTTTAAATATTAatcctttataaattataaatctaTCACGTGATGGATAACTTTGGCTACTTGATTAATTTCTATCACGTGGTGGCTAACTTTGGCTATGCCCTGGGCCGGCTGTATGTTATTTGCAAATCTACGTCGTGTTAATTGAAGCATAGAATTGTTGTTGATGGATTTGGTTTTTGATATTTGCAAATCAAAGTGAATTaagaaggtattttttaaaaaaacatgccACAGCCTATTTAACTCATTGCGGTTAGTCACTAATTTAAAATACTTAAAATCCAAATCAACGGTAGCATAATCATCTAAGCTTATAAAGCTGCATCGAATCAACTCAATCTATTAATAAACACACCTGCTGAGAGATCACAATTAGACCCGATCAAGGTTCGGTATTGACGATTCAACcgtttaaaatttttgattcgGCAGTTCTCGAAAGGTCAACTCATAATCTTAACTATTCAAGAAAATTACAATTTAAAACCACCCGGTTCACTATTTGCGATGGCtcataatgaaaaaaaaatctcaaagaaAAGTGATTGAAAGGAAATCCTCCATTTCCGACCTATCTATCATCGCTACTGGGATAGCGTAAGACCAGACAACACATAGCCCACCAATGGAGATCCTCCCGCTGTTAAGGCAGCGAAGCCTTCACTTTACCGTCTCTTTCTCCGGCCACATCTGTCCTCCATCATAGCGGACACACGATGCCGTAAACCACCACCAGATCAACACCCTCTCTACCCTCTCTAAACGGTATCATGTCCCCCAAGAGGAAGCCTCCTCCACTGCTCGTCTCATCAAGGTGGAAGCCTTCCTCACTGCCTCGGCTGCGGGCAGCGAACTCATCGCTGAAGGTCACCATCGCCCGTGACAAGTAGGAGACTAGATCCTCTGGTCCAGATTTTTTTAGATCAGGTCCTATTCATTCATTAGATAGGTGAACTGGACCCCACCTGTTAAACAGGTGGGATCCGAGGCGAAATCTCTTGGATCACTTTTTGTAGTCTAGAAGATGTGTCACTCGTATTTGCGGTCAGATCGTGACTGTGATCCGACCGTAAATTGTTGCGATCTCTTCCTGGATTCACCGTCCCCACcatattataatttttgttcggaACGGATGATCGAATGCCGCCCGGAGGATACCCTCGCTCGGCGTCCAATAACATGACCACTAATCCACCACCGAAGGACTCCGAATGATCTCCGACCGTCCGCTCCGAACAAAACTATAAACTGGTGGGGACAGTGAACCAAAGAAGGGATCACAACAATTTACGATCGGATCACGGCACGATCCAACCGCAAATACGAATGACACATCCCCTAGACCATAAAAAAATGGTTCAAGAGATCTATGCTTATGGGATCCAATCCATCCAGTCAATGAATGAACAAGAAATCAGGACTAGTCTAGGATCCGGGACTAAAGGATCCTTGCCCGACAAGCAGGGCCTGCTACAGGCAACCACGGggctaaaaaaaaaaacagttcgAACCAACAATTTGAATCGCCAGTTCAACAGTTACTTTTAGGTTTGAACCGGAACCGCCCATCCATGTAACCAAGTCAATGGGTCAGAACCACAATAGCATCTATCATTGGATTATACGTTTACAAAAATTTCAAATGTATATAAGGGCTCTACTGAAGAATCCAGTTCCATGCAATTcttaaagaaaaaggaagaaaatatGGCTATGTGATGAAAAGATGCCGAATCAATCATCTAATCATCTCTCTCGATCAATGTCTTCCCAAGATACAGGTTTTCATACACCAATTATCGACTATGCGATAATAACATTATTGtccttttaaaaaatcaaattgcTCAAGAAACTAAGCAATATTACAACATGTGTGAAAATATGATAAACCTAGCAAGTAATAAAAATCCAAGAAATGGTTGGCATGGTGCGCACTGACTGGGAACAGAATAAGCCAACAGCATTTCTCACCTTTTCTTAGTTTTGTTTCTAGCTTTGACGGTCTTCTCCAAGTTTCTAATCCGGTGACTTATAGCGGAAGAAGAATATATCTTTTTCTCAGAGGTCCTACTTTGCTCGGACACCTTAACCCTCGGTGGAAAAACTGGAGACGCTGCCTCAGCTGTTGTAGATAGGGCTACAGGTTCTGTCTGCTTGGAGGTGCCAAAGAAAGAGAAGTTCCCACCCGCGGGTTGTGGTTGAGGAACTACTTCTGGGAGATTCAAGAACTTCCTCACAGGAGGGCGTTTCACCACTGTCGAACCAAACATTGAATTCATAAGTCCTCGTGAGTGAATTGCAAGCGAAACAAGAAACATTTTGCAAAGATAAAAAAGAAAGAGACAATGCTAGATTTTGGAAAGAAGTGGACTCACCAAAACCATACCCAAGCGAGAAAAGGTTCGATGTAACCCAGTAACAGAAGATAGCCTTGAAGGTTGACAAAGGATGAGGTTAAAACTAGATATGATATATTTTGACGTTCAAGCATTGAAATAAAGATAATAGGAATGCAGTCGTGTATATTAAATATAGGCATTAGTGCTCCAAAGTTTAGTATTTCTATAACTGGTAGTTGTGCATTATAATTACATAAGAATAATTAAGAGCTAGTCTACAAACTGTGCAAAGGATATCTTTTgatcaaaattttatattttcagaTACTACACTCAAAATTAGGATCAAAGTGATTAATTAAATACCTTTGGAAAGCTGGCTGTAAATGGAACTGTTAATACTGCAAGACCCCTGGAGAAGTTCTTCATGGTTTTTGCCATAGAATTTCCTTCCATTCCTTCTAGCATGTTAAGCTGAAATGACAGAAAAAGTAACCATACTATAAATAATTATGAGACAAGCAGTACTCCactcaaagaaaaattaactttaCTCCCAAGGGTATTGTGAGACAATATCAGGAATTGTTGGGGACAATCATGAAAGTTTGACAAATCAGATACAATTTATGGTGATTATTTAGCCATAAGTGAACTGTGTACATTAGATTATATTTCATATCATAACCTGCATCatcttcaccaagattttttttttttttgaaatgaaTTGATCATAATCAAATGAGTCTACGATTGACACCTAAAAACcccaaaaaacaaaaaagaaaacgaaaaaagaaaaaagaaagaaacagaGAAACACAACCCAAATGATCTTCTCAGGCTTGCAAGAAGGTATTTAATTAGTCTTAACATAACTACTGGAAAATGGATATACATAAACATATTCCACATTCAATTAAAGCCAAAATCTATTAGTTTAAGAAGCCTTACCTCTACAGTTGCAAAGAATACCAGCGCTGTCAATATTGGAAGGATGTACTGAGGATCAGGCGTTGTCAAGTCAGTGAACCATAGAGTCCCACCACCCTTGAAAGATGGAACTTTCTCAACCATGTTCGAGATCTACAACACATATCATAATATCAGTTATCTGCGATTAAAATATCATTACATACTATTCATGAAACAGGATTTTTAAGATTGAAATGACAAATATAATCAGAAATTAATTATCAGATAACATGGTCGAAATTGAAATGAAATAAACGAGCTTACTGCAAAAAAGAAACTCATGAATACTGGGCCTTGGATAAAGAGTCCCTTCAGTGGAGTAAATGGTGTGACCCCATGCCTAGAGTTATCAATCAAAAGTAGAAACCAGTAAGAAGGCTAATAGCAAGATGGAAAGCATGTTGATCATTCAATCAACAAGAATTGgctagataataaaaaaaaacaaatcaaattGTAGACAAGGTTTGAGTGGGCTGATTAGACAGGGTTGGTCATCTCCCGCGTCTAAGACATAACCGGCTTATTGGCGGGAGTATATATCTTTTTTATAATTAAAGCACTGCCCTGAAACTTAAGTTTTCATGAAGTAAACATCTTTTTTTTTCCACTCTTTAATACTTAACAAGAGACTTTCTACAACTAAACCAAACTGTCACATACATAACATAGCCTCTACTAATCTGACTACCTTGTCATGCACAGATGGGTGAATCGCCTTAACATAAGCTGATCTAATTTTACTGGCATATTTGTTAATTGATACAATCCAAACACAGACCATAAGCTCTCCAGGAGAGAACCAATATATAGTCTTATATTTTTAGCATTTACAGCTAGACCTTCttccatttaattcaagccaactaAAGAAATAACTCTGCTGCTCCATAATGGTCACTTCAACAGTGATGGAATGACCTAAATAATGAGAGTTCCATAAAAAGAGTTTAGCAGATTCTGGTTCACTACATTGCCCATcataaaaggtcaagtttgataAATTGGCTCCAAACTAACATCTCATAACGCTTGAAAGCACAAACATAAGTTCTCAAGAGTGCATGTGTGTAAACAGTTTATGACTGCAAGGTTAGCCTCTAAGTAGAATACCTTGCTTAAAAGAAACTAACAAGATGAATGAGtagttagaaaaaaaaacaaggccAGCTCGAACAGAACATACTTTTTGAACAATTCCTTCATTCGTTTTTGACCTTCCTGTAATGATTTGGGATCCATTGTCTGCAGCAGAGCATCAAATATGCATGCGTATCAATAAAACACtaaacatgaaaaagaaaaagaaaaaaaaaaaaaaagcagagTAGCAGACAACTTCATTTCAGTGTAAGCATTTGTCATCACATTGTTGGTGATGTGTTGCATAAAGGATGAGTAATGTAGAGTAAAACTATTCTTGCTCTAGATCAATTATCAAGAATAAAAATCATACATCCATTTGTTCCCTAATCTGCTCCATCTCTGGTTTTATCATCTGCACAGGGCAAAAAACAACTTCAATAATTGCTTTATAGTTCTAAATCTGCAGTGAGGCAGAGCCAAACAAAGAGAATGACCATCCCATATGAGAAACATAACCTTCTATTAAATCAAATGAGACTGGTGGTTAGACTAACATAAGAAAAGAATAATAGTGCAGCCTGTACACAATAAAAGACCATATTCTATAACACTAAGCATAAGGAAAGAGGTTCAAGAATGTCTGCATTCTCAAATATAGGTAAGGTTATCAGAAAGGTTTTTCTTCAAAAGTTAATTTGAAGTATGCATCATATTGTTTTGGCAATGTAAGACCAATATAAAGAGTAATGTATTACATCTTATAGGGAACAATATAAACACTACAACTGAGCTCAAAGGCAATTTTTAACAATCTTATTGAAGAATAAATCATCACACATATCTTAACCATCAAGTTGTGTTTGTCCTAACAATTTGGGGTTGGCTAGATGAATCTTATCACTAATAAACTATCAATTGTTTATCTCAATTGAGCTCTTTGCAAAGCTATATCACTACAAATACTCAAGTCAATTAAGTCCCTTTGTATTATTTTGTATTATGTCAACTATTGTTTTTCTTTGGCATATCTATCTCTTAGGTCTTCCACTCTAATTCAATCTATAAGATCAATTGGTGAACTTCAAACATGAAGAAGTCATCTTAACCTATTTTCTTTCTTATAATCATCTAATGGAGATATACCTCATTTCTCTTGTGTGTTAttatttattatgttatttttctaATAGCTTCATACATCACCACTTGGGCCGCATATTGCGCTGCTATATCGATCTTCAAGAGGATTGCTTTGCAGCTGCATATGACTTATGTTAATATgcagttaaaaaaaattcaaccaaATTCTTTTTAACTAATTAAGACTAaaccaaattgacttgaatttctAGCCTGCCATATTTTACAAAGTTGATTAATTGTAATTGTTTCACATTGTATGAGTGTGTATGAAAGTATGATTTGGATATGTCAATAAATATACTATATTGCATGTATGTGCATCATTTTTATATACAAGTATGTTTTGCATATATCCTAGTGCTATATGCGTTGACCACATACTGCCTGCAATTGTTTTTGAATCGTTGATTTTGACTTTTTCTTATGTGTTTCTTTCTAATAATCTAATGTCCTGATCCATAAATCATGGCAGTGATACAACAATCTTATAAACTTTTCATTTTAGCTTAAGAGAAAGACAAGGTCAATTGTCGGCCAATGACAATCACACACAAGACTACAGAAAGTTCTCCCTGTTTTCACCATTCATTTGTCATTATCCTATAAATTAGTCGCAAGCAAAAATTCCATGTAAAAATTTAGTATCTCAGCAAATCACATAAGTGTTGAAGCACCTAACCAATACAAAGGTGCTATACTACCTCTTTGGTTCTTGTTATTTTActgggaagaaaaaaaaaagaaacaaaaaagaaGGATGCaaaattaacaaataaaatatgacAGAAAAATCAAGTTATTTGCAGCTGGCAAACTTAAAGGTACATGATTGAAAAATAGATCGACAAAGTGTGGGATCTAATCAGGTGGCTTAAGACCTTGTAAACCAAAGCTACAGGCTCATGAAGGGCTCAGGCCAAGTTACTAAGTTCTGATATTCTAGAATCTAGATATGATATGAACTCATAAAGAAACCATGGTTCAATATAGAATGGATTGTAGTTGTGCTTTTGTCACTTGGTGAATTGCAATTTTTGCaggtaaaaataatatatatatatatatatatatatataaatctgcGTCTTATTTTGGAAATGTTAACAGAGTTGATCTTATTTAGTAATATAGTTGCAAAAAGTTCAGCGGAAGGATACAATACATGTTGTTACACCCATATAGTTGGGATCAACATGGTTGGTGACGTTGACGATAATAAAGTTGACTTGGTTATTATTCAATTGAAGATCATCTTGCTGTTTTATAAAAATAACCAGATGGTTCCAGGAAACTTAAGAGATTTCTTTCATTCAGGACAGACTAACTTAGAAAGTACTCAATGGTGCAATATTTGCTAGAATGATGCTGAAGGAATGCAAACAGATTAAGTTTTAGTTTGGTAATGCAGTGAAATCAAACTCGTTATCCGCAAAAACTAATGATGACTTAAAAATTTATAATGATTTTATTTGTTTGGACTTGTAGGATAAGCATGCTTTAGGAATTGTTAAATTCTATTCTCTGCAGAAAACGAACAGTCACACAGTATTTACTTGTAAAGTCAAAGTCACTAATGATACTTATACCTAAGAGGTATGCGTCTTCTTCAGTGGAATCTATAAATATGCATCtaaattttagaatattaaaCAGTAAAGTACAATTTGCCAAATTGATTATTCTGATTTCCATGTCTTAGATGATAATGCTTGTTCCATATCATATGTGATAATTACAATAAGAAGTGAGCTATCACTTTTTGTTACTTTTCAATGTGTTCAATAATAAGTTAGATTGGATAAAGACAACTTGAACACCTGTTCAATTGTGAGTGTCGAGATCAAAATTAAATATCAAACAAGAAAATCTCAAAGACAAGTATAATTTGGATATATTGCCGTGCCCCCAATCTGGAGAAACTATCAACACAGAAATGGCAAATATATCAAATTGTAACTTACACTAAGCTTCACAGTGGATTTCATCTGACTCAACAGAAGCGGAACAGTAAGCATCCTGATCAATACAGTCGTCAGAGCAATGGAAGCCCACCTGAAACAAAGGATATCGTGAAAATTTGTTCTTGCTTCTGCCACCAACGTCAAGTCATTTAATACCCATAAAAAGATTCTGACCAGTTGAGACCCGTGAAAGAATGAACTGCATCGATCAAATGCTGCAGAGCTGCCACGGGAAGAAACGAATCAGCCGCCGCAGCTGCTACCTCCCCAGGAAAAGGAGCTGGGACGGCCGCAACAGCGGTCTCCACCACTCCGCTGTCGGACAAGACCTCCGTGACGTCGTTTACGAGTCCGATCTCAGTCGAGCCTTCGGTGGCTGAGGAATAGCTGCGCAGGAGGGAGGAGTCGAAGCCGAGAGGAGAGAAGCCGGGGCTTCTCCATCCAACATGGCTAGAGACCGATGGGACGAGAGCAGAGGAGTAGTAACGGGAAGGAAACTGGGACAACGGCGGAGGATTCGTGGGTTCGGTGGTTTCCCGATCATCGAGGAGGATGTGAGCGCAGGAGGGGCGGAGGCGGCGGGTGAGTTGGGTGAACGAGGCGGTGAGGCTTCTCCGGCAACAAGCCATGccgaggagagagagagagagagaggagagagcgAGATCTGGGAATTAGGGTTTATAGGGCTTTGAGGGTGGTGGCAAAGTAGAAGAATATCGACGACGGCGATTCGGCTATCAGCGCGCCCtcactctctcttctctctcacttcattttttttatgttaattaattaaattaacctcAATATTTACTTCTAgttaatatttaaatattttaaattatttcaattaTATCTTGTTAAGTTTATTCGACTTATTAAACAACAAATTTtggattttttattttctaaaaacaaATATTCTGGGTAATCACGATAAAATTGAcactatataattttttataaaacaagagagaaagaaaatcaaatgTTAAATTAAAAGTAAGTGATACACCACTCCTTGTACATTTCATAAAACTGGCTAAATTCATGTATCCTTTATATATGTGCTACATCACttcttcatttaaaaaaaaaaatcaatgcttTTTTGCCTTTAAATGAATAAAAGAGTATAATTATCTTAATTTTCCTATCTAACAGAAACTTTTATCCCAACTGGAGCACTTTACAACAATTGGATTCAATCTTAATGAATCATATATCAACTGAaccctaagaaaaagaaaaagaaatttcagTAAACCAACCAGGACTTAAACTTCCTCTGCCAGCTTCAGTTTCTTCAATGAACAACTGCTTTTGCTAAGATCCAATGCAACCATACTTTCTGAGCAAACATTTACGTTTCGGTTCTCGAATTAACTAGTTGAACTGGCTGGTCTAGTCGGAATTTAAAAGCACTGGTTCAATGTGATCCTTCCGATATGTTCAAGGGCCATCAGCATGTTCCCAAGCAAAATTTTGCCAGGATGCTTGTCAGTGATGCCCCTTCGTAGATCAGAGGCATAGAGCAGCTTTTGAAGGCTAAGTTATCGTAGATGAAACGGCAAACCAAAATTCTGATAGGTCCTGATCCATCCATCATTCCCAGCAGTTACTATCACTTGGCCCCAAGAGTGAGAACTACTCAGGCATGATGTTTTCAAGAACTTGTAAAGGGATCTGGAAAATCTAGGTGCAGCAGAGAACAAGTGGATTTTCTCCTCAGGCCAGGTCGCTGAACTCTTTGTCGCTAACCCCGAGAAGAATTCTCGAGTCAGAGTAAAACTACCAGAAGATGAGATACACAAGGTGTTGTTAGTGCCGCAGGTGTGTTTGACATCATGTTCTGATGTATGTGGGACTTGGAGTGGGTTGCTGCTGTGTTCTTGTTGAAGATGGAACACCTCCGAGGTCATAGAAATCTGATTACTGGAAGTTAGACCATGCCAAGGTATAGCAATTGACGCATTGTCGGACAAGAAACGTTCATGGGACCATATGCTCTCGCAACTTTTGGATATAGGTAAATCAGGGTTTACATTGTTCCAGACATGAACGTAGCAATTTCCACTGGTA from Zingiber officinale cultivar Zhangliang chromosome 4A, Zo_v1.1, whole genome shotgun sequence includes the following:
- the LOC121971179 gene encoding mitochondrial inner membrane protein OXA1-like codes for the protein MACCRRSLTASFTQLTRRLRPSCAHILLDDRETTEPTNPPPLSQFPSRYYSSALVPSVSSHVGWRSPGFSPLGFDSSLLRSYSSATEGSTEIGLVNDVTEVLSDSGVVETAVAAVPAPFPGEVAAAAADSFLPVAALQHLIDAVHSFTGLNWWASIALTTVLIRMLTVPLLLSQMKSTVKLSMIKPEMEQIREQMDTMDPKSLQEGQKRMKELFKKHGVTPFTPLKGLFIQGPVFMSFFFAISNMVEKVPSFKGGGTLWFTDLTTPDPQYILPILTALVFFATVELNMLEGMEGNSMAKTMKNFSRGLAVLTVPFTASFPKAIFCYWVTSNLFSLGYGFVVKRPPVRKFLNLPEVVPQPQPAGGNFSFFGTSKQTEPVALSTTAEAASPVFPPRVKVSEQSRTSEKKIYSSSAISHRIRNLEKTVKARNKTKKR